The Manihot esculenta cultivar AM560-2 chromosome 8, M.esculenta_v8, whole genome shotgun sequence genomic interval GTGGCAGTCAAACCCCAAAAtcgcaaataaaattttctcaaccCCAAATCCGAAAATAAAAATAGCCCCGACCCTAATTTTGTAAAAAGCCCGGATTTTACAACAGCTACCAAGAAAATGGCATCCTCTGTCAGAAGTCAATTGCAGGGTCCAAGGCCTGCACCGCTTCTTGTTAACCGGAGCTCTTCAAAGATCAAGAAAACAGCGGCTCCAAATCGTCGGAGACATTCTCCGGTTGTCATATATCTGAAATCACCTGATATTATTCACGTTAGAGCTGAGGAGTTCATGGGTCTCGTACAACGTCTTACTGGGAAACAAGCACAGAATCAGAGTAGTATTTCTGCTTCATCATCGTGTTCTCCAACTGCTCGTGCAATGGCTGATGTTGAGTCCATCGAAAAGGGTTCTTCAAGCATGGGTGAAGAAGAGTTGGATAGTGAGT includes:
- the LOC110620205 gene encoding protein MKS1, with translation MASSVRSQLQGPRPAPLLVNRSSSKIKKTAAPNRRRHSPVVIYLKSPDIIHVRAEEFMGLVQRLTGKQAQNQSSISASSSCSPTARAMADVESIEKGSSSMGEEELDSE